The following proteins are encoded in a genomic region of Opitutaceae bacterium:
- a CDS encoding transposase: MQIVNCDVDLPPLKPQGLNESLGGFRPKSKTMKERYSEEQILRILSEASSGKSLADILREYGIAAPTFYRWRNKYGGLDGSELRRVRELEAENARLKCIVAD; the protein is encoded by the coding sequence ATGCAAATCGTGAACTGTGACGTTGACCTGCCCCCCCTCAAACCGCAGGGATTGAATGAGAGTCTTGGAGGGTTTAGACCAAAATCCAAGACGATGAAGGAGCGATACAGTGAAGAGCAGATCCTTCGGATCTTGTCCGAAGCAAGTAGTGGCAAGTCGTTGGCCGACATCCTGCGTGAGTATGGGATAGCGGCTCCGACTTTTTATCGGTGGAGAAACAAGTACGGTGGCCTTGATGGTTCTGAGCTGCGCCGGGTAAGGGAACTTGAGGCCGAGAACGCCCGGCTCAAGTGCATCGTGGCGGACTAG
- a CDS encoding DDE-type integrase/transposase/recombinase, with the protein MKQAAVKGPRPSRPNERWSLDFVHDQIVGGRSLRLFTVVDDHTHECLWIEADRSLSGHRVIRILNQLIELRGKPASILTDNGPEFTSQVMLDWSEGTGIEHRYIQPGKPNQNGFIESFYA; encoded by the coding sequence ATGAAGCAAGCGGCAGTCAAAGGGCCTCGTCCCTCGCGTCCCAACGAGCGGTGGAGCCTTGACTTCGTACACGACCAGATCGTCGGTGGCCGCTCGCTGCGCCTATTTACTGTGGTCGATGACCATACTCACGAGTGCCTGTGGATAGAGGCTGACCGCAGCCTTAGCGGGCATCGCGTCATCCGTATCCTAAACCAACTGATCGAACTACGAGGCAAGCCTGCATCCATCCTGACCGATAACGGCCCGGAGTTTACCTCCCAAGTGATGCTCGACTGGTCCGAAGGAACCGGAATCGAGCACCGATATATCCAACCTGGGAAGCCGAATCAGAACGGCTTCATAGAATCCTTCTACGCTTGA
- a CDS encoding glycosyltransferase: MTIPERLLLVTHVPVWFQNGQIGTDIQTWMEIKCWAQHFQHVTFVGLLIPDNPTLEEKSELEGLDIPALRSTFRAIIDIDCIDRVEAIGLPRSYQLIHFAANFGYAANILRANIERSKYIICTVSGLVGDWPLVAAAICRRKKRRYGVNIDRVEHKIIFATLSQWSLARRARELLKMPINIALVRSMVRNANVCLLHGHATFDNYSRFSKNAQLVYNTHVRSEFHLDEENVNKKARSVLDPCCLKICYAGRIEEMKGWRDWLLSLKLLSESATPFQAVWYGAGTRLEEFRQHVENWGLNGFVKYGGFISDHGELLRKLREHHIFLFCHKTPESPRNLLEGLASGCAIVGYDGAYQRELLAGHGGGELVPLENYVALGKLLLHFHNDRARLAKLILSTRHSAQRFTQEAVYRQRSQIIHTAGF; this comes from the coding sequence ATGACCATTCCTGAACGCCTATTATTAGTTACGCACGTTCCAGTATGGTTCCAAAACGGCCAAATAGGTACGGACATTCAAACCTGGATGGAGATTAAATGTTGGGCTCAGCATTTCCAGCATGTCACCTTTGTTGGTCTCCTTATTCCAGATAATCCCACATTGGAAGAGAAGAGCGAGCTGGAGGGACTGGATATACCAGCTCTTCGTAGTACTTTCCGCGCGATTATTGATATAGATTGCATCGACCGAGTTGAAGCTATCGGGCTTCCAAGGTCGTATCAATTGATACACTTCGCGGCAAACTTTGGGTACGCGGCAAATATACTCAGAGCAAATATAGAACGTTCAAAATATATAATTTGCACCGTCAGTGGCCTCGTGGGTGACTGGCCACTTGTTGCTGCAGCTATCTGCCGGAGAAAAAAACGTCGCTACGGAGTGAATATCGACAGAGTTGAACATAAGATCATTTTTGCAACTTTGAGTCAATGGTCGCTTGCTCGCCGGGCTCGCGAGTTGTTGAAAATGCCTATAAACATTGCTCTCGTTAGGTCGATGGTGCGGAATGCCAATGTGTGCCTCTTACATGGCCACGCGACTTTTGATAATTACTCACGCTTTTCGAAGAACGCCCAATTAGTGTACAATACGCACGTGCGTTCAGAATTTCATTTAGATGAGGAAAATGTAAACAAGAAAGCTCGCAGTGTCTTGGATCCTTGTTGTTTGAAGATTTGCTATGCAGGTCGTATTGAGGAGATGAAAGGCTGGCGTGACTGGCTCCTAAGTTTGAAATTGCTCTCGGAATCGGCGACACCTTTCCAAGCTGTATGGTATGGTGCAGGAACAAGACTGGAGGAATTTAGACAACACGTAGAAAACTGGGGCTTAAATGGTTTTGTCAAATACGGGGGGTTTATTAGTGACCATGGCGAATTATTACGTAAACTTCGAGAACACCATATTTTCTTATTCTGCCATAAGACACCCGAATCGCCTCGAAACTTGTTAGAGGGATTAGCTTCTGGATGTGCAATTGTCGGTTACGACGGTGCTTATCAGAGGGAGCTCCTTGCAGGACACGGCGGCGGAGAACTAGTGCCTCTGGAAAACTATGTGGCGCTCGGCAAGTTACTACTCCATTTCCACAATGATCGTGCGCGCTTAGCTAAATTAATATTATCAACGCGACATTCTGCACAAAGGTTTACGCAAGAAGCTGTATACCGTCAAAGGAGCCAGATCATCCACACGGCGGGATTCTGA
- a CDS encoding acyl carrier protein produces MEEKHKTTIKGRFVSLIVGQGFRLSLKRFTLKRTSTFIDEGGDSLAAVELINILSNDLNVELPIERLASESIEEITEWFQQYSNLSLITLMLTASKNVGVEFAELATFKRSSGSRADE; encoded by the coding sequence ATGGAAGAAAAACATAAGACAACCATAAAAGGTAGGTTTGTAAGTTTAATTGTGGGCCAAGGATTCAGACTTTCGCTGAAAAGATTCACTCTAAAACGCACTTCAACCTTTATTGACGAAGGAGGCGATTCATTGGCTGCGGTGGAGCTGATCAACATACTTTCAAACGATCTAAATGTTGAGTTGCCCATTGAGAGACTCGCATCGGAAAGCATAGAGGAGATAACTGAGTGGTTTCAGCAATACTCTAATCTCTCGCTCATCACGCTTATGCTTACTGCTAGCAAAAACGTCGGAGTTGAATTCGCGGAGCTTGCAACCTTCAAGCGGTCATCGGGGAGTCGCGCGGATGAATAA
- a CDS encoding insulinase family protein has translation MPPFASQVSRCFVFMLLALGMPCSIQIHAEPLPLDKRVFAGRLENGLRYYIQSNAKPEKRAELRLVVDAGSALEDDDQRGVAHLIEHLCFRGTEYFPNASLISRLQSLGSDFGPHVNASTSFDETLYRLSIPTDAPGALEDGLRILKDWAGGVDFSEENVNKEKKVVIEEWRIRLGASQRLLDKSLPVLYEGSRYSTRLPIGKKEILETASADTIRRFYTDWYRPDHLTVVVVGDVEPAAIEVRLRDLFSPLKTPAHARPRPDLSAPAPDGWTFSTANDPETGSSVVRVLFPRATVAIRTQADFERRLGEKLVVQSLKDRLAALRGRAPSPFQFAQASDGVSLARSRTELLLLALVGEGGIPAGLEALVTESERMRRHGLTEGEIQRGKRELLRAAQENLAEVEKRDSETVADAWIWHALRDQPVLPADWELEKTRAFLERVTAADIQLVINDLIRSTGGLVRVETPAKGGINPISVDSLKRIVDKAKSADMAAWTENAAPTSLLEKSPEPGTIVSRKEIASIGVTELILSNGAKVILKPTVFKQDEVLFLAFRSGGLSALPSELELAAKVLGGYVGESGLGQFSKADLSRYLTGRKVGLGLQIEPLAETFRGGSSSADLETLFQLLHLATGNPRRDEAAYQNVLALNRTFEGNVLLNPTLSFINDTIGWRYNEHPRVARLIQSPDAWKDLTLDKVIDAKKRRFGSVTGFTFLFVGSFSLESAVPLVEKYLASLPSETNVISSRDLGIRQVPGPLTRVAATATDPKAILLLYDEVAPAEWSMKDSHLAWAIGSILQRTLIDKLRIDQSNTYSLKVMSLLDKIPFPRYSLEIALPCAPDTVASSAAIIDAEIERIRSAGPSDDELQKEIENQRRTIQTQAESNGDWLWKLELIYKLDEGFTRVEHPETLIAWLTAEELKRVAKAYWRTNKWVRFELQPQPPTSK, from the coding sequence ATGCCCCCTTTTGCCTCCCAGGTTTCACGGTGCTTCGTCTTCATGCTTCTCGCGCTCGGGATGCCGTGCTCAATCCAGATCCATGCGGAGCCGCTGCCACTTGATAAGCGGGTTTTTGCTGGGAGACTGGAGAACGGGTTGCGCTACTACATCCAGTCAAATGCGAAACCCGAGAAGCGCGCCGAGCTGAGACTTGTCGTCGATGCGGGGTCCGCGCTGGAGGACGACGACCAGCGAGGCGTGGCTCACCTCATCGAACATCTGTGTTTTCGGGGGACGGAATATTTTCCGAATGCGAGCCTTATCAGCCGCCTACAATCTCTGGGGTCTGACTTCGGACCGCATGTCAACGCCTCAACGAGCTTCGACGAAACGCTGTATCGTCTTTCCATCCCCACGGACGCGCCTGGGGCACTGGAGGATGGCCTTCGCATCCTCAAGGACTGGGCAGGCGGCGTGGACTTTTCGGAGGAGAACGTGAACAAGGAGAAAAAAGTTGTGATCGAAGAGTGGCGGATACGCCTCGGTGCCAGCCAACGCCTGCTCGATAAGTCCCTCCCTGTATTGTATGAAGGCTCTCGATATTCCACCCGTCTTCCAATTGGGAAAAAGGAGATTTTAGAGACAGCGTCAGCCGACACGATTAGGCGGTTCTATACGGATTGGTACCGGCCAGACCATCTCACGGTCGTCGTGGTGGGCGACGTTGAGCCCGCGGCTATCGAGGTTCGTCTTCGCGATTTATTCTCCCCGCTAAAAACCCCAGCCCATGCGAGGCCGCGACCCGACCTCAGCGCACCCGCTCCCGACGGATGGACCTTTTCAACCGCAAACGATCCCGAAACAGGCTCCTCTGTTGTGCGGGTACTGTTTCCGCGCGCCACCGTTGCCATTCGTACCCAGGCCGACTTCGAGCGCAGGCTAGGCGAGAAACTGGTGGTGCAGTCGTTAAAGGATCGTCTCGCAGCGCTCCGAGGTCGCGCACCCTCCCCCTTTCAATTTGCGCAAGCCAGCGACGGCGTCTCCTTGGCGCGCTCCCGCACGGAGTTGCTCTTGCTTGCCTTGGTCGGCGAAGGTGGAATTCCAGCGGGCCTTGAAGCCCTCGTCACCGAGAGTGAGCGGATGCGAAGACATGGTCTCACGGAGGGCGAGATTCAGCGCGGCAAGCGCGAGCTTCTCAGGGCCGCTCAAGAAAATCTGGCTGAAGTGGAGAAGCGGGATTCAGAGACGGTCGCGGACGCATGGATTTGGCATGCGTTGAGAGACCAACCTGTCTTACCCGCGGATTGGGAACTCGAGAAGACCCGAGCTTTTCTGGAGCGGGTGACAGCGGCTGACATCCAACTTGTCATCAATGACCTGATACGGTCAACGGGCGGGCTGGTCCGCGTCGAGACACCTGCCAAGGGCGGGATAAATCCGATCTCAGTGGATAGTCTCAAGCGCATCGTAGATAAAGCCAAGTCGGCGGATATGGCAGCATGGACTGAAAATGCGGCGCCGACGTCCCTTTTGGAAAAGAGCCCTGAACCGGGCACTATCGTGAGTCGCAAAGAAATCGCGAGTATCGGCGTGACCGAGCTGATTCTAAGCAATGGCGCCAAAGTGATTCTAAAGCCGACTGTGTTTAAGCAAGATGAGGTATTATTTCTCGCATTCCGATCAGGCGGGCTTTCAGCCCTCCCGTCCGAACTCGAGCTTGCGGCAAAGGTGTTGGGCGGATACGTTGGCGAGTCGGGTCTCGGCCAGTTTTCGAAAGCGGACTTAAGTCGCTACCTCACCGGCCGAAAGGTTGGCTTAGGACTTCAAATTGAGCCTCTGGCGGAGACTTTTCGCGGCGGTTCATCGTCCGCTGATTTAGAAACGCTTTTTCAACTCCTGCACTTGGCGACAGGAAATCCAAGGCGAGACGAGGCCGCCTACCAGAATGTTCTGGCGCTCAACCGCACCTTCGAGGGCAACGTTCTCCTTAATCCCACGCTATCATTCATCAACGACACGATTGGTTGGCGGTACAACGAGCATCCTCGCGTAGCGCGCTTGATACAGAGCCCTGACGCCTGGAAGGACCTGACACTCGACAAAGTGATCGATGCAAAAAAACGCCGATTCGGATCGGTCACAGGGTTCACATTCTTGTTCGTGGGCAGTTTCTCCTTGGAGAGCGCTGTGCCTCTCGTCGAAAAGTATCTGGCGAGCCTGCCGTCTGAAACAAACGTGATCTCAAGTCGGGATCTCGGAATCAGGCAGGTCCCCGGCCCGCTGACCCGAGTTGCGGCGACGGCTACGGATCCAAAGGCTATTCTGCTGCTTTACGACGAGGTGGCGCCAGCTGAATGGTCGATGAAGGATTCGCATCTCGCCTGGGCAATCGGCAGCATTTTACAGCGGACACTCATAGACAAACTGAGGATCGACCAAAGTAATACCTACTCACTGAAAGTGATGTCCCTGCTAGATAAGATCCCTTTCCCTCGATACAGCCTCGAAATCGCACTCCCGTGTGCGCCTGATACAGTCGCTTCAAGCGCTGCGATAATCGATGCCGAGATCGAAAGAATAAGGTCTGCGGGGCCCTCAGACGACGAACTTCAGAAAGAAATCGAAAATCAGCGCCGGACGATCCAAACTCAGGCTGAAAGCAACGGTGATTGGCTGTGGAAGCTAGAGCTCATCTACAAATTGGATGAGGGATTCACACGCGTTGAGCATCCCGAAACGCTTATCGCGTGGCTTACCGCAGAGGAGTTGAAACGCGTGGCTAAAGCCTATTGGAGAACCAATAAATGGGTGCGCTTCGAGCTTCAGCCACAACCGCCGACCTCGAAATGA
- a CDS encoding DUF2059 domain-containing protein, producing the protein MIKIFTLGCLFAMAAAQSLFGSTDKPSVSSVKELLLLSDSPRMIEMSKGQLAAMAGGPIQQALQGKAITPNIKKIVEGSGAAMMEKLNAEMTWETFEPIFVDIYQSMMTQEEVDGIVAFYKTPAGKAMIKKMPALMQASGQRLQQHLGPVMQKLQAIQQETVLQLQAEFAQQN; encoded by the coding sequence ATGATCAAAATTTTCACCTTGGGCTGCCTATTCGCTATGGCGGCGGCACAATCTCTATTCGGCTCGACTGACAAGCCATCGGTAAGCTCGGTGAAGGAGCTCCTCCTCCTTTCCGATTCACCGAGAATGATCGAAATGTCCAAGGGCCAACTGGCTGCTATGGCGGGCGGGCCTATACAACAAGCCCTGCAGGGCAAAGCGATCACACCCAATATCAAAAAAATCGTCGAAGGCAGTGGAGCTGCGATGATGGAGAAGCTCAACGCAGAGATGACCTGGGAGACCTTTGAGCCGATCTTTGTCGACATCTATCAATCGATGATGACGCAGGAGGAGGTAGATGGAATCGTAGCGTTCTATAAGACACCAGCAGGCAAAGCCATGATCAAAAAGATGCCAGCGCTGATGCAGGCCAGCGGTCAACGCCTCCAGCAGCATCTGGGACCTGTGATGCAAAAGCTGCAGGCCATCCAGCAGGAAACGGTCCTGCAACTTCAGGCGGAATTCGCCCAACAAAACTGA
- a CDS encoding glycosyltransferase, whose protein sequence is MKILLKIFPQKSHYNATFGLAHALKEAGHEVVYAGIPQMRGHVEAQGFAYFEEDDGIFPYNDGHAQSPTLSFWSLVRNWRAMHSTRGITKAVFSRGSFFDALLKNTKPNLFLVDSPYTFFALTLFRHKVPFAMLESMMNLNRASNLPPMDTTYVPTDSAISRLICALHWQRYFIKRWLLSRIGFRIDLNERFVRECARKWKVDISAVSFDRYFHLGLTNIPEILLSPRHLDFPRTLEPNQHYFSRECPVKRSETSSDYRFPQILEKFKAARLRDRPLIYCSLGTACKRYVGAARFFIQVALACRNKDWNLIIAMNDLFGEVAIPEGDNIEVFQTVPQLELLPNADLMITHGGMNSIAECAEYQVPMLVCPGTDEIDQAGNAARVVYHKLGIKGTLRIDSADKIAKQIELNFTRSRKIQQQYSNSKAAPTECNNIIANVLPIRWEHFP, encoded by the coding sequence ATGAAGATCCTGCTCAAAATCTTCCCGCAAAAAAGCCACTACAATGCCACGTTTGGGCTGGCCCATGCGTTGAAAGAAGCTGGGCACGAAGTGGTTTATGCCGGCATCCCTCAAATGCGCGGCCATGTCGAGGCCCAGGGCTTCGCCTATTTTGAGGAGGACGACGGCATCTTTCCATATAATGACGGCCACGCCCAATCGCCAACTTTGTCATTTTGGAGTTTAGTTCGCAACTGGAGAGCGATGCATTCGACCAGAGGCATTACAAAAGCCGTGTTTTCCCGCGGTTCATTCTTCGATGCGCTTTTAAAAAACACCAAGCCCAATCTGTTTCTGGTTGATAGCCCTTACACGTTTTTCGCTCTGACTCTTTTTAGGCATAAGGTCCCGTTCGCGATGCTGGAGTCGATGATGAATTTAAATCGGGCTTCCAATCTACCTCCGATGGATACGACCTACGTTCCCACGGATTCGGCGATCAGTCGCCTGATCTGTGCCCTGCATTGGCAACGGTATTTTATCAAGCGCTGGTTGCTAAGTAGAATTGGTTTTCGAATCGACTTGAATGAGCGGTTCGTTCGCGAGTGTGCCAGGAAGTGGAAAGTCGATATCAGTGCCGTATCCTTTGACCGCTACTTCCACCTTGGGCTGACGAATATCCCTGAAATTCTGCTGTCTCCGAGACACCTCGATTTTCCGCGGACGCTTGAGCCCAACCAGCATTATTTTTCCAGGGAATGCCCGGTCAAGCGTTCCGAGACATCCAGTGATTATCGCTTTCCCCAAATTCTCGAAAAGTTCAAGGCAGCTAGGCTCCGAGATCGCCCGCTTATTTACTGCAGTCTGGGTACTGCGTGCAAGCGATACGTCGGGGCAGCTCGGTTTTTTATACAGGTAGCCCTTGCCTGCCGTAATAAGGACTGGAACCTGATCATTGCAATGAACGATCTATTTGGCGAGGTCGCGATTCCCGAAGGTGATAATATCGAGGTTTTTCAGACCGTGCCCCAGCTTGAGCTTCTGCCGAACGCGGACTTAATGATTACTCATGGCGGAATGAATTCGATAGCCGAATGCGCGGAATATCAGGTCCCGATGTTGGTGTGCCCAGGAACAGACGAGATAGACCAAGCCGGAAATGCCGCTAGAGTAGTTTATCACAAACTTGGAATAAAAGGAACTCTACGGATCGATTCAGCAGATAAAATCGCCAAACAAATTGAGCTAAATTTCACGCGCTCACGTAAAATTCAACAACAATATAGTAACAGCAAAGCCGCCCCCACCGAATGCAATAATATAATCGCAAACGTTCTCCCTATCCGATGGGAACACTTCCCTTGA
- a CDS encoding ABC transporter transmembrane domain-containing protein, translating into MPDFKQHDATDCGAACLAYVFHKYGLAMSFSAIRQRTGTNRSGTTALGLVDTAKACGFEAKGIRCRFDDLQSVPLPGIAHVLTDGGRQHYVVVCSIGKKTMRVMDPAVGRVEKWALDRFRGCWTNVFLILSPSLDFVPSVQKQGPWSRLVSLLRPQKAVLFQAIVGAILGTILSLAGAVYIQKIVDNVIVDGNRNLLRLLGFSMLAILAVRILLGYFQSVLMLRSAQKIDAGLILGYYRHLVRLPQSFFDTMRVGEITSRVRDAVAVRDFLNGTILNLVLNPLILISALGAMFAYSWKLALLSLALIPANLVIYLISDWLNRRYQREIMERSADFDSQLVESLHAMSVVRSCGMEEQMSFRSETRLVRLLKRVWSVANAGFLLGGAGGFVTQAYTIGLLWIGADLVLNSQLTPGELMSCNALAGYITGPIVALIGMNASIRTATTATERLYEILDLEREKDEGAADLALVHPFDLKLERLNFRYPGRVATLKDVSLRLTSGTITALVGKSGCGKSTILALLQRHYLAESGSILIGGVDLQYVKLAALRRQIGYVPQKIDLLAGTVLENIAPNETQPDMPRIIELCRRVGIIDFVESLPRGFQTLITENGANLSGGQKQRLAIVRAFYLDAPVVLMDEPSSALDAESEDMLMTALETMREQGKLVLLAVHNRRLLSMCDNVVEMEEGRVIAVRKPETALVARAALGLSHPRVIQDARERLGMVDEDATDETRTLFQKLRDRTSGGILVGQTDANVMGVREDGTGWFLEDGACDFERVTGRLPAIYGFDIWKLNQGWAAACGFMVTKIREAHAHGGAITVVWYPENLTAGAGRQTGCTVADLLPGAEAHEVLRSRLDLIADNLGNLKDIKGGSIPIILRFWPQWNEDHFWWGRSRCTIDEYRRLYRFTVSYLRDVRRVRNFLYGYTISKSKGDPNVLFEHYPGDDWVDVIGLDWFGGESTEDRQALLSQVRLVAAQAKTRGRIAAITQLGFFTSDGRKGLAHCPDENWFCSGLFSPLLNDPVARNLSFVCFWRNKGSVCEVPLPNSLHASCFVSLVEEPLLKFGPSREEADGHVSVNETIQVS; encoded by the coding sequence GTGCCTGATTTCAAACAACACGATGCGACTGATTGCGGGGCGGCGTGCCTCGCTTATGTGTTTCACAAATACGGGCTTGCGATGTCCTTCTCGGCCATTCGGCAGAGGACCGGTACCAACCGCAGCGGCACCACCGCATTGGGTTTAGTAGATACGGCGAAGGCCTGTGGCTTTGAAGCCAAAGGCATTCGGTGCCGCTTCGACGATCTGCAATCGGTGCCTCTCCCCGGGATCGCCCATGTCCTGACTGATGGAGGGCGGCAGCATTATGTCGTCGTTTGCAGCATAGGCAAAAAGACGATGCGCGTGATGGATCCGGCAGTCGGGCGCGTTGAGAAATGGGCGCTCGACCGATTTAGGGGGTGCTGGACCAATGTATTTCTCATTCTCTCTCCTTCTTTAGACTTCGTACCAAGCGTCCAGAAGCAGGGACCGTGGTCACGATTGGTTTCATTGCTCCGTCCCCAAAAGGCAGTTCTTTTTCAAGCGATTGTAGGCGCTATATTGGGGACTATTCTATCGCTGGCGGGAGCCGTGTATATTCAAAAGATTGTCGACAATGTGATTGTCGATGGGAACCGCAATCTCCTGCGATTGCTGGGATTCAGCATGCTGGCCATCTTGGCTGTGCGTATTCTCCTCGGTTACTTCCAGTCTGTATTGATGCTTCGCTCCGCGCAGAAAATCGATGCGGGCCTGATCCTCGGCTACTACCGGCATCTTGTCCGGCTGCCTCAGTCGTTCTTCGACACGATGCGCGTCGGCGAAATCACTTCCCGCGTACGCGACGCGGTGGCGGTTCGCGACTTCTTAAACGGAACCATACTCAATTTGGTTCTAAACCCGCTCATTCTGATCTCAGCGCTCGGTGCCATGTTTGCGTATTCATGGAAACTGGCGCTGCTTTCGCTTGCCCTGATTCCGGCGAATCTGGTGATCTATCTGATTTCTGACTGGCTAAACCGCCGCTATCAGCGTGAGATCATGGAGCGCTCGGCCGACTTTGACTCACAACTCGTCGAGTCCTTGCATGCAATGTCGGTCGTTCGGAGCTGCGGAATGGAAGAACAGATGAGTTTCCGAAGTGAGACACGTCTCGTTCGTCTACTCAAACGGGTTTGGTCGGTCGCGAACGCAGGATTTTTGCTAGGCGGTGCGGGCGGATTTGTAACGCAAGCGTACACCATAGGTCTTCTCTGGATTGGTGCGGATCTGGTGCTCAACTCTCAACTGACTCCCGGCGAACTCATGTCCTGCAATGCTTTAGCGGGATATATAACGGGCCCGATCGTCGCGTTGATCGGTATGAATGCATCGATCCGAACAGCAACTACCGCGACTGAGAGGCTTTACGAAATACTCGATCTGGAGCGGGAGAAAGATGAAGGGGCGGCGGATCTTGCGCTCGTGCACCCCTTCGATCTTAAATTAGAACGTCTGAACTTCCGCTATCCGGGACGTGTCGCAACCCTTAAGGACGTATCTTTGCGCTTGACCAGCGGGACAATCACGGCGCTGGTGGGCAAATCGGGTTGTGGCAAGAGTACCATACTCGCGCTTCTTCAACGGCATTATCTAGCCGAGAGTGGGAGCATCTTGATTGGAGGGGTCGACTTGCAGTATGTTAAACTCGCCGCGCTTCGACGTCAAATCGGCTATGTGCCTCAGAAGATTGATCTTTTAGCGGGGACCGTGCTCGAAAACATAGCTCCTAACGAGACACAGCCCGACATGCCTCGAATCATTGAACTCTGTCGGCGAGTCGGTATCATCGATTTTGTCGAAAGCCTGCCCCGCGGCTTTCAAACCCTGATCACCGAGAATGGTGCCAATCTGTCGGGAGGGCAGAAACAACGACTCGCTATCGTGCGCGCATTTTATCTAGACGCGCCAGTCGTTCTGATGGACGAGCCGAGCTCGGCCTTGGATGCTGAATCGGAGGACATGCTGATGACTGCCTTGGAGACCATGCGGGAGCAGGGCAAGCTGGTACTCCTCGCCGTGCATAATCGCCGCCTTCTGTCTATGTGCGACAACGTGGTGGAGATGGAAGAGGGCCGAGTTATCGCGGTGCGCAAACCCGAGACGGCACTGGTTGCTCGGGCCGCCCTAGGGCTCTCGCACCCAAGGGTCATCCAAGATGCGAGAGAGCGCTTAGGCATGGTTGACGAAGATGCAACCGATGAAACGCGCACACTTTTCCAGAAGTTGAGAGATCGTACTTCAGGTGGAATTCTAGTCGGACAGACGGATGCTAACGTCATGGGCGTGCGCGAGGATGGGACGGGCTGGTTTCTAGAGGACGGTGCCTGTGATTTTGAACGGGTGACTGGTCGACTTCCAGCAATCTATGGGTTTGATATTTGGAAGTTAAATCAGGGGTGGGCCGCCGCATGTGGTTTTATGGTGACCAAAATCCGCGAGGCCCACGCCCACGGCGGCGCGATTACCGTTGTCTGGTATCCGGAGAACCTGACAGCAGGCGCAGGGCGCCAGACGGGCTGCACGGTTGCGGATCTTCTACCCGGAGCCGAAGCGCACGAGGTCCTCCGTAGCCGGCTCGATCTGATCGCTGACAATCTCGGAAATCTGAAGGATATAAAGGGTGGGTCTATCCCGATCATTTTACGTTTTTGGCCGCAATGGAATGAGGATCATTTCTGGTGGGGACGATCGCGTTGCACGATAGATGAGTACCGGAGACTCTATCGTTTTACCGTCTCCTACCTGCGCGACGTGCGAAGAGTCAGAAATTTCCTATACGGTTACACCATTTCGAAGTCGAAAGGCGACCCGAACGTGCTTTTCGAGCACTATCCCGGCGATGATTGGGTGGATGTCATAGGACTGGATTGGTTTGGCGGCGAATCGACAGAGGACCGTCAGGCCCTCCTGAGCCAAGTCCGACTTGTGGCTGCGCAGGCCAAGACGCGAGGACGGATCGCAGCTATCACCCAGCTAGGCTTCTTCACCTCCGACGGCCGGAAAGGCCTGGCTCACTGCCCGGATGAAAATTGGTTCTGCTCCGGGCTCTTCTCACCGCTCCTGAATGACCCAGTCGCACGCAACCTGTCATTCGTCTGCTTTTGGCGAAATAAAGGATCCGTATGCGAAGTGCCTCTGCCGAATTCGCTACATGCGAGCTGTTTTGTCTCACTCGTTGAAGAGCCTCTATTGAAGTTCGGCCCGAGCCGAGAGGAAGCTGATGGCCACGTCTCTGTAAACGAAACTATTCAGGTCTCATGA